The Penicillium digitatum chromosome 6, complete sequence genome has a window encoding:
- a CDS encoding Glycoside hydrolase, family 12: MVFGIGLVVNAVLVAIPIGGTVGALMGLDAHRAATGQKPLFTGGDNNDSGDIGTGGGSTGGGGSGGGHNTVTNNGVENTRYCDLSWGINPPSKTEQFTLNPNQWGVTKDSTGNGLCMNITTLVNQTYAAQTAPEFSVTWQFDPGPETSPVHGYPNIRVDDVLPKKMDQISELYLDLSWTYGVGDTVAASTDVTALSKENLATNVAIDMFLDADADNAKNGTQAKFEVMVWFWMSSVEAQPHGWGNPVMNRTLEGTEFKLYAGQNDNKQYVLSWVPEGAIEKFTGDIYPLITDLYNFGGSDYPARDDYLGSLSFGTEVYSVNSNVTFWAEKYKIDIKS; the protein is encoded by the exons ATGGTTTTTGGAATAGGACTGGTTGTCAATGCGGTCCTTGTGGCCATCCCAATTGGGGGAACCGTTGGAGCTCTCATGGGCCTTGACGCCCACCGAGCCGCTACGGGTCAGAAGCCTCTATTCACCGGGGGGGACAACAACGATAGCGGCGACATCGGTACCGGCGGCGGCAGCACTGGCGGTGGTGGCAGTGGTGGCGGTCATAACACTGTCACGAATAACGGCGTGGAGAACACCAGGTATTGCGATCTGTCTTGGGGAATCAACCCACCGTCGAAAACCGAACAATTCACTC TGAATCCCAATCAATGGGGTGTGACAAAAGATTCGACAGGAAATGGGCTATGTATGAAT ATCACAACGTTGGTCAACCAGACCTATGCCGCCCAGACTGCTCCCGAATTCTCCGTCACCTGGCAATTTGACCCTGGCCCGGAGACTTCACCTGTCCACGGATACCCGAATATTCGTGTCGACGATGTGTTGCCAAAGAAGATGGATCAGATCTCGGAATTGTACCTTGACCTGAGTTGGACATATGGAGTGGGTGACACGGTCGCCGCGTCAACAGATGTAACAGCGTTGAGCAAGGAAAATCTTGCTACAAACGTCGCTATTGATATGTTCTTGGACGCCGATGCCGACAATGCCAAGAATGGGACTCAGGCGAAATTCGAGGTCATGGTTTGGTTCTGGATGTCCAGCGTGGAGGCCCAGCCCCATGGATGGGGGAACCCAGTAATGAACAGGACCTTGGAAGGAACGGAATT CAAACTTTACGCTGGCCAAAATGACAACAAGCAGTACGTTCTGTCCTGGGTTCCGGAAGGGGCCATCGAGAAGTTCACTGGAGACATCTATCCTCTCATCACCGATCTGTACAACTTTGGAGGAAGTGACTACCCGGCCAGAGATGACTACCTTGGCAGTCTCAGTTTCGGAACAGAAGTATACTCGGTGAACAGCAATGTCACCTTCTGGGCCGAGAAGTACAAGATCGACATCAAGAGTTGA